A window from Actimicrobium sp. CCC2.4 encodes these proteins:
- a CDS encoding efflux transporter outer membrane subunit, whose protein sequence is MRHRIALIALTLTLGACASVTAPPAPVTLGLTGADRFAAAPPGAPMPLASDLLWWQRFDDPVLGRWVERALADNPGVDIARERVVQARALLRGARAQRRPLIGAAAGLESRSGSTSGQGAGDASVEVTLDWDLDVGGGLLQAERSAAASVLRTEDLVQAARLSVAALTARAYVEWQEARLDQALLADALAMQAEVQRVVQVLVRTGLAPQIDLDRARADAATIEADSADASVRVRQETAALQVLAGERPQAMDGANGLVRLPGLRGQQPVPRPIDLLRLRPDLRAAERSLAVAAANLGVAESAFYPRLRLPGTLALTAAGLGGGVLSIVSQSVSAVLDMVLYDGGERSAGVDLARSRVREAGQLYRQTLLQALQQAEAALVAAEGLDRRIAALQRAGTAADAALSQARTLYSNGLTGFIDVLDAQRIVLTNRQNLLRARADAVRQAITLFEVMGMIAAEEIPR, encoded by the coding sequence ATGAGGCACCGCATCGCCCTGATCGCTTTGACCTTGACATTAGGAGCTTGCGCGAGCGTGACCGCGCCGCCCGCGCCGGTCACGCTGGGGCTCACCGGCGCAGATCGATTTGCCGCCGCGCCGCCCGGGGCACCAATGCCGCTGGCGTCGGACCTGCTGTGGTGGCAGCGTTTCGACGACCCGGTGCTGGGCCGCTGGGTCGAGCGCGCGCTGGCCGACAATCCGGGCGTCGACATCGCCCGCGAACGGGTCGTGCAAGCCCGGGCGCTGCTGCGCGGCGCGCGGGCGCAGCGCCGGCCATTGATCGGTGCAGCAGCCGGCCTTGAATCCCGCAGCGGCAGCACATCCGGCCAAGGTGCCGGCGATGCCAGTGTGGAAGTGACGCTGGATTGGGACCTTGATGTGGGCGGTGGTTTGCTCCAGGCCGAAAGGTCGGCGGCCGCATCCGTGTTGCGCACTGAAGACCTGGTGCAGGCGGCGCGTTTATCCGTGGCTGCCTTGACGGCGCGGGCGTATGTGGAATGGCAGGAAGCGCGCCTCGATCAGGCGCTGCTGGCGGACGCACTCGCCATGCAAGCAGAGGTGCAGCGTGTCGTGCAGGTGCTGGTGCGCACCGGGCTGGCACCGCAAATCGACCTGGACCGCGCGCGCGCCGATGCCGCCACGATCGAGGCCGATAGCGCTGATGCCTCGGTGCGTGTGCGACAAGAGACGGCGGCCTTGCAAGTGCTGGCGGGCGAGCGACCGCAAGCAATGGACGGTGCCAACGGTCTTGTCCGCTTACCCGGGCTCCGGGGCCAACAGCCGGTGCCACGCCCTATCGACCTGCTGCGCCTGCGGCCTGATTTGCGCGCTGCCGAGCGTTCCCTGGCCGTGGCTGCAGCCAATCTGGGCGTCGCCGAATCTGCTTTTTATCCGCGTCTGCGCTTGCCCGGCACGCTTGCGCTGACCGCCGCCGGGCTGGGTGGTGGCGTACTCAGCATCGTCAGTCAGAGTGTGTCTGCGGTGCTCGACATGGTCTTGTACGATGGCGGGGAGCGCAGCGCCGGAGTCGATCTTGCACGCTCACGGGTGCGCGAGGCCGGCCAGTTGTATCGCCAAACCCTGCTGCAGGCGCTGCAGCAGGCCGAAGCTGCGCTGGTAGCCGCAGAAGGTCTCGACAGACGGATAGCGGCATTGCAGCGTGCCGGCACCGCCGCCGACGCTGCCCTGTCTCAGGCGCGCACGCTGTACAGCAATGGACTGACCGGATTCATCGATGTGCTCGATGCACAGCGCATCGTACTGACCAACCGCCAAAACCTGCTCCGCGCCCGCGCCGATGCGGTCCGTCAAGCCATCACCTTGTTCGAGGTCATGGGGATGATTGCGGCTGAGGAGATACCCCGATGA